The genomic segment GTTTGTTATAGAAAGCGCGAACGGTTTTCTGATCAAATGTCATAGGCCAGAATTTTGGGATAGAGTTTGCGTTTTTGCGCCAGTTTGACCAGATTTTGGTAGCGTTTGAGTTCTGCGGCAAGCGCTTTGGCGCCGGCAGCAGTTATTTGATAGTAAATGCGCCGCTCGTCATCCATTTCAGGATCGATCCGTTTGGTGCTTTCTTTCACCAGCCCG from the Cytophagia bacterium CHB2 genome contains:
- a CDS encoding helix-turn-helix transcriptional regulator; translated protein: MTTKSFNTPLTPAVFHILLALSNGERHGYGIMKQVEEDSQGTVTMGAGTLYGSLKRMLDAGLVKESTKRIDPEMDDERRIYYQITAAGAKALAAELKRYQNLVKLAQKRKLYPKILAYDI